The region AGTCCAGGTCAGTGCACTTGTAGTGCATCTCTGGCAGATGGTGAGGATTGGATGGAGACTAGGAGGATCAGAGCTTCTTGGTACAGATGTGAGATCAGTCGGACGCAGAGATGTGGGAGGTTATCAGGTTCATTTACACTAAAACCGGTGCTCCATCTGATCTGAGATCAGATCATCTGTACTTGGCAAGCTGCAGCATGTCCAGACAGTAGAAAATCCCTTGGCATGGTTGTATGGCAGTGTGTGTGTCTAGTTCAAGATTCAGTTCCCAATTCTGACCAAAATGTAGCTCTGCATTGACATGTGATGAGTCTATTTGACTATACAGTAGTACTGAGTAAGTTAGCAAGTGTTAAGGCTTTTTTAAGACTTCCAGGTGCTATAAATATTCTCACCGGTTCCTCTTTCGACATTTTAATTTCCTCATTTTATTCAGAGACCAGTGTTGGCAAACATATGTCCTCTTAACTAAACATGATCTTTTCTCAGTCATTGGTCATTGCCTCTGCTATGTGTTCTAGTGGAAACAGAACACAGTCTGTATCTCATTAAGTGTGTATTTTCCCTAGGTGGACAGCGATAAGCCAGAAGACACAAGGCTTATTGAACTTGACAAATCCCACCGCAGCGAGCACACGGTCTACATCACCCCTCCAGAGCTGCCAGCACTTCCAGAAGGAGAAGAGCCAGCGATGGTTTATAGGTACAATAGACGCTTCTGGCACACAAACTCACATGCACACTACATTACTGTGCACATAAACCGTATGCCACACCACAGATGGCATTGTAGCAATATAATCCCTTTCTAAACCTTCCCAGGGTCCAGCGTGTAGAGTAAACCTCTCTACGGATTGTGTGTCTACAGAAACTCTCACTAAAGCAGTAATGCACACTCCTTAGAGAGCATGTGATAATATTAAGTGGATCTGTTATTTCgggatttggttttattttgttacaaTTGGCAATGGGGTGTCTtgacaataaagattaatattgTCCAATATCCCATATATgaaatttgtaattattattatttgaagccCAAGTTTGTCCTTATGTGGCAtgagatttatataaaaaaaaatttttttttttaaatatttgaattttattttaaatgacagattttcttgtgaatttattttctattatataaACATATTGTATTGAATTGTAATATTTCTACTCTGAATTCGTTTCTTTTTAAGTATAGTTTACGTCATAAAAATAGCCACACAAGCTGGTATggtgttaaaaaacaaacaaaaacaaataactttaatgttatatattatttgtaactTTTAAAATCTGCAATCCTATCTATATAATAATCTTTTCTAAAACTGCAGAATGACATTGATTGCCCGGAGTTAGTATTGCATGCTGTAGCATTGTGCTTTTTGATAAATAAGCTTTGACGTGACTTGACAATAACAATCAAGTACAAGCTTCTCATGCACTCTTGATGTCTTGCAGCTACAGTGGCTTTCCTGTACTGAATGCCCAACTCTGTGAGCTTCAGGATGGTCCCAGAGTCCCCAAAGCAACATCAGCCATGAGACACATCAGTCCCATCAGCCCAGCTGCCATATTCAGGCGTTCCCAACAGGTTGGAATTTCAAACAGAAATCTCATCCAAATCACACCCCATGAATCCCCTCGTCAAATCTCACCCCCTCCTATCTAATGCCCCATCATCTCTCTGATCCTCCCTTTGTAGGAGATCAAATCAGCCCAGAGGATGGCTAAGATGTACTCCTCCATCCCACAGATGTGGTCCAAGTGTCTGCTCAGGCATTGTCACGGCCTGTGGTTCATCTGCCTGCCCGCGTATGTCAGCGCCTGCCACTCAAAGGTGCGGGCGCTGCATACTGCTTACGACGTGCTGAGAAACATGCAGGACAAGAAGTTGCAGCCCCCTGATGAGGTAGAATTGCCTAACAGTCTCCATTGATTGGTTTTGTCAGTACAGTTTGTGCTGCACCTAGACAGTGGAAATTTCCACCGGTGTTGTGGTTTTGTAAGTAATGGTTTGTTTCTGCTCCAATGGAGGTGTGTTACCGGGTCCTGATGCAGCTGTGTGGGCAGTATGGGCAGCCGGTTCTTGCTGTCCGTGTTCTTTTTGAAATGAAGAAAGCCGGAGTGCAGCCTAATGCTATTACATATGGATACTACAACAGGGTGAGCATAGTTTTCTTTTGTGCTACACAGAGACACATTGCAatctaaataatactaaataaatatgcataaattTTCTGTGCTGATACATACTTTTGGTTTTGCGGTAGACCACATGATACAACATTTCTGAATTTTATTGCCATTTCTTGTTCAAATACATGCAGTGACcttttaaaacaagataaaatttatgaaatgtattataaaatgacATATCAAAAGTTGTTTTTAAACCTGTTTTTAATGTTGTCTGGGTGGTACTTCCTTTTCTTTTTGGTGTTTTGCTGGTTTTTGAGGATGAGAAAATGTCACGCAAACGGTGTCGCATCAtctgattttattatattttacaaaagtgaCTTAATTCACACTGAAATGAAAACAACATAGACCACAAAATATATAAGATGTTGTTTTCTCCtaattttataaatgaataagcatatttattttgcattcaaattCCATATAAACTGCACAATAATGTGGTTAGTTAGCAATTTAGCTTTTAGCATTTTTTTCCTAGTAGCCTTTCAACTAGAACAGACAGAATCAGGACAGATGTGCAACCCATTTATGAGTCCCAACCCAGCCGCTGCTCTGGCATAATTGGTTTGTAAATGCCACCTGGTTTGACATTTTGTTATCTAATGAAATTACATCATTATATTTTAAGTATgcaaatacattttggagccactttatatttcataaaaagaTGACAGATGacatttgtgtaatttattttttgtgagaTAACTTCTTCAAAAGCTATCCTATGTAGGTGTGTTATGCTGATGCTCAAGAGCCTTGTGCTGGCAGTGCATTTGGCATGTGACTCTATTTCTCATGCCTGTTATCATTAGAAAAAAGCTTAGACTAGCAATCATCTCCATGTGGACCAGTTCTTGTGTGTGCTTTGCAAGACGTCCCAAAATACCAAGAGGACACACTCAGAAAGACATAAGTCCGGGCAGCTGAGTGTTGTTCCAATTCTATCAAAGTAATTACAGCTAGACCTTGAGAGAGAACACAATCTACTTAAGATAATGAGAGGCATTGCACTGTAGAATTATTTAGTtaatctctatgtgtgtgtgtgtgtgtgtgtgtgtgtgtgtgtgtgtgtgtgtgtgtcttactgtGCTATTCTTCTCTTCTCAGGCCGTTCTGGAGAGCACATGGCCTTCCTCCACCAGAGGGGGATACTTCCTTTGGGGAAAGCTGAGAAATGTGGTTCGGGGTGTGGTGCTATTCAAACAAGTATGGAGGAGGCAGACCACCCACCCAAAAGACACCCATCTCTCTGGTAAAACCCCCAACTCCATTTCACACATTCCACAGAAGTGGACACACTCTTTAAATTTCCTGTAAAAACAAAGTCAGGTCCAATCTAGAAAAATTACACAGGATTATGCTGCTTCTTTTCTTTCTCACCTCCTGTTATCCTTCTAATAttgtcaaaatgtaaaaaaaaaaaaacaataattaataatgatattaaattaaaaaaatagtctTTTAATGCACTGTAAAAGCTCCAAAATCAGTATAAGATAGTGTACAAGGCTTGCAAAATATCTGAGTATGtctaaataaatttaattcaGGAAAATTTGACCCAAATCACCCATTTTCTTCAACTATGACTATtctaacataatatatatgtaataaaatacattttaaaagtagtaTTTTACCAGTCAATTCATCAGTTGTGAGTGAGTCTCTAGGTGCTTCTTATGAGAAGGAATTGCTGCCGGTTCCAAACTGGCCCCTTTTGAGATTTCATTTAGGTTAGGAAGCTGTATAGAAACGTTACTTTGCTAGACTCAGTTCCACACCAGGACTTTTAATTTCTCTTCTAAACAGAATAAAGATATCCCCTTTGAGACGCTAGCCAAGTCTACAGGGGAGCGTTGACTCAATATCGGTTCCCACTGTCAGAAAAACTCCATCATTTCTCACAAAGACAGGGTTACTTGAGTTTTGTGCCTGAGGAGGTACCAGCTCTCAGCTATCTCCCCCTCAGTACTCAGGCTAGATCCAGCCTGCCTGCTGAACCAGAAAGACTTTAATGGGTCCAATTAAGATAAGAGTCGATAGCCACCTCCTCGGCCACTACAGTTCACGGTCTGCACTTGATTTGATCtcctctttcctcctcctccgCTTTCATAATTAAAACAATCTGCCATTACCCACAAAATACTGCAACTTTGTCATGCAGAATGAATTTATCTCATAGTAAAAGTCTTGAGAATGGATAACAAATTTCTATCTGGATACTTTAGATTGGTTCtgggccctgtgtctcacctggttgcccGTTGATGGATAATTGTTCAAAAATTTGCCCTGTGCATCATCAGCCGATCTCTGAAGTGTCATGTGTCACTGAAACtgtagtaatgactgctgaataaTCAACCATCAGAAGAATAAACTGGAAACAGTTACTgtacaatattttacattataatagcATAGCAtctaaatatcataaaataaaaataaaaattaaaaattaactgTCTACTGTCTAAGCATGTAccttgaattaagattattttactttattttttttaaggcataaacataaaacccccattttttttatattttgggtaAAATTATCATGTATTTTTGAGGGAGATCAGTTTGAACAATTCTCAATTTGAAAGCCCTCTACAGCCGTCTCACCATGTGggtggctttatttttcattttggatCAGAAAACACACTACACACACGTTTTTTGATTGCTCTGTTGCCACTTTGAAACATGATGCAATTTTTGGCCAGAGAGCTTTTCACGTTgcaaactgttgtgttttgaaataTGTTACTTGTTAGTTCTCCTGCTAACTGTCTTTCATACTGTACTTCCGAGCAGATGCCAGTGATCTCGACAGTGTCAGCCATGGCAGTCTGGACAGCTCTAATGATTTGGCGGAGCGAGTTTCCATTGATACAGACTTCACTAAAATGGATTCCAGTGATGACAGATCCAGCACAGGTACCTGGTCTGCTTCACTCTGTCTGTGTTCTCGTTCCATCATCAGTTCTCCACTGCACTCTCGGCACAGCAGGACATGCTTCTCTCTCCTTCAAAACTCGTCAGAAGGCTTATTTTTCACTGTGGGAGTGAAAAGACATCTCTCCCTGTTTTTTCTCACTTTCAGTCTTCTCTTTTTTTAAAGCACACATTAGTACACATTTGGTTCAGTGAACATAAGCATTACACCCATTCACATGCCCCCTCAAATGCAACttccaaaacaaaaaacattatcaaGTTTAATACAAAAAATACCAGGTTTGTACtttttctcaaaatatatattttggggatgcatttatttgatcaaaaacacagtttaaaacagtaatttctatttcagtgtattttaaaatgtaatttttcctgTGATGACAGCCACATTTTTTGCAGACATTACGTATTCATTGTGATGTGATCTTtcagtaatcattctaatatgctgatttgattctcaagaaacatttgtcaaTGCTGAAATCAGTTGTCGTTTACATTTTTGCagaaaccataatacattttttctGGACACTTTGctgtatagaaagttcaaaagatcagcatttatttaaaaaataaatctttggtaagattataaatgtctttactgtcacttttgatcaaattaatgcatctttgattaatacaaatattcataatttttttttacaaatcttactgaccccaaacatttaaaaagtAGAGTGCAGTGTTTTGCTGCTGGATCTTTAAACTGAGACTGGTCTAGCAATCATCTCCATGCCTTATTGTTACTTATATCAAAGGAcacatattttttgttgttgtatttgtcCATAGAATAAAAGTCAGTATGGTTCAAAACAGCATTTGAGACCGTTAAGATTCATTACGTGAccaaaaaaaatactgtacacctttatattccacagaagaaggaAAGTAATGAAAACAAATGAGCACGACTGCAGTAGGTGCCTGACACCCATATCTGACAATAAGTTAAAAGAGCTCCTCTATATGTTCGTACAGCTTTTTGAAGTATTCTAATGTTATAAGCAGTGATGCCCATGGAGGAGATCTGAGAAATGTACGATTTGCAGTTACTGAGCACTCACAGACAGCGGTGTAGCAGGAGTCTGACTGAGGAGGCGAGAAAGGAAAGAAGGAATGACTAATGGTGTTATTTTAGCTCACCTCTGGAGGCAATGCTATGATGTGAGATTTATGCCCCATCAGCTTTCTCAGTGTGGCTTGGAAGCAGCCACCCTGTGAGTGTTTTTTAGTGTATTTCCGTCCCATTTTGGTATATTAGAGAGTTATGTTATCATTCCTTATGATGTGCTAGACTAAAATACCTTTGTTTGAAGCCGTTCTGTTAAAAAGTCTCTATCCAGTTGCATCAAATCACCCAAAATCCGTGAAGTAATACTGACAGTATGCTATACAGATTTGTGACGCATGGACATTGTGTAAAGCTTTCAATTGtgtaaagatatatttttttgtgcacATTGTAATGGTTTGCCAAGGTTTAAGGAGTGTTTCTATGTATTGTTTGATTCCAGGTGGTCAGTCTGATCAGGGCTATGATTCTCTGTCTAAAGAGGAGGTGAGGTTAGGAGGAGGTGAGGAGCAGAACTCATCTCCAGACATGAAGGAGAAGAAGGACAGAAACTCTTGCCCATGTGAGTAACACAGAATGCTTTTGTCCCTTAACATAAACAGGGTATGTTCACTTGTGTACTACTATATTACTCATTCTACAGAATGAGTAAAATCCAGttatcactattaacaaaccattaactacaacttttgcctcaataaactcctaatttgctgcttattagtagTTAGTAATCAATGTGTTAATattaggcatgctaataagcaactagcaAGTAAGCAGTAAGCAACACCTGCTACATGAGTTGCACTGAACACCTCTATGCTTTTACCTAGTGGTAAAGTGTGGCACTGCAAGTTATTAAACTGCTTTTTTATTTGCTTCATTTTAACAAGTGGCTCCCTGTTTTTCCAACTCATTTCAATGCTCAGTGTCCAAGACTGTACTCTCAAAGAAAGAGGATTCCTCTCCTATGGTTGAAATCCATCCATCTGCAACCGAAGGGGAAACCAGTGATGTCTTTTCTGAAGCCCTTCCAAAGACGAAAAGGCCAAACTCCCTGGATATTTTCGGAGAAAAGCCCATAAGGCCAAGCACTCTGGATCTAACCCCAGATAAGACAGTAGGAGAACTCACCAATGAATCTGTTCCAACATTGATCGAAATGGAAGCAGTGGGGGGCATCGTGAGCCCACCTAAAGTTGCTGTGGAGAGGACTCTTAGCTGCACAGTTGCCATGGAGAAGGAGCATATTGGCGTGGAGAGGAGCGTGAGCTGCAGCAGTGCTCTTGGACGAGTGGTTGAGAGGACAGGTATCGAATCAGGGTTTGATCCTCTGTCCCTAATGGCGGCTGAGACTCAAGCCCACAGTGAGGGTGATAATGCAGACACCCCTACCGCCCGCCGAGACCTGGCTGAAGAGATTCACCACTACATGAACAACCTGAGCAGCCCGTTAAGCCAGCGGTCTCTCAGTGTAGACCTGAAGGGTCGTCAGACCCCATCCCCTCACAGCTCTCCCTGCACGTCTGCAGGAATCAGCTCCCCCATCACCTCCCAACTCCAACCTCAGCCACGAACACGACTCTTCTCCTCGCCCTCTCTCCCTCAGGGCCGCGTGCGCAGGGTCAGGGAGCAGCGGCCCACCTCCCTGGCCTCCCCTTCCTCACCGactccctcctcttcctctttctccatgGACTCTCTGCTCACCCCGACCCTGGACGTGTTTAAGAGCAGCTTCCTCTCTGCTGGGAAGGGCGTTGCTGAGAAAGCCAGCCGACTGTATTCGCGACTTTCCTCCCAGACGTCTATAGCACAGGTATGTATGACGTTTTGTAACTTCTTACATTCTGATAATGAAATGATTGCTGAATCTCTTCACCTCTATTTATTATCCTCCCCAGGACTCCGACTGGGTCAGTGTGTCCTCTCTGGGGTCAGGTGACCCTGATTGCTCCTCTCTGATTGAGAGTGATTCCTGTGTAGACCCTGATGGGCTCTCTTCCCCACAGCGTGATGCCGCTCAACCAGTCACGCGTCCCAAAAGGAGCCCTTACAGGAGCAACCACTGCCTAGAAAGCCCATCTGCACCACCTCGACTCTACCGCCAGTCCTCACTCACTAGTACGTCTGCTAGATTCTAGATCTTCTGAAGAAACACTGTTATCTAGGTTAAAATGCCAAGCACTCATGCAAATTTTTTTATGCTTTGCGTCATCCTACATTCTTATAGATATTTCCAGACACCATTCTTCCATTCCATTTTTTCAATACCACAGATAAAACGATTCCTTATTGCCTCACAGAAATGAATGGGTGTCTTGAtacaaagtgaaaataaaataaaataaaaacaatgtagcacatataaaccatttttattttaagattccaataatgattttattacattatattactgttttattttgcTTTCTAAAGACTGGTTTGAAATCATGACACTTTGTTATATTGACAGTTCAAGTTTTTAATCATAACATATTGTTTAATGTTTGTCCatgtaaagttttatttaaaaatatgtgtaGAAGTTTatccatttaattaaaataataatggacaacttttactgtaatttcaatataaatattcattatttaattttgttactTTATCTAATTTAAACTTATCTTACACACTTAAGCCTGGGCTCAAAAGAGTGACCCAATTTTTTTTGTTCTGGGTTTTCTAGACAGTGAATTGAGGTTGAAGTGAGCAAGCTTGGCAAAATGGCAAAAATTACATACCATatctttaatattaataaatgatgttGATTATAAGTGGCTCCCTCTGTTTGAGGTAACTTTGAGGTTTCTCCTGAATAACACAGGCTGAAAATAGACAGTGTGCTAGAAAATTACCCATCAGGCTCTCCAATGAGTAATGCTTGTTATTTTCCGGTCTTTTGTTAAGATAACAATGTTGTACAAttagagaaacaaagaaagagaaGGAGCTACAGCTATATTTAAATGCTTGTGAAGGAGTGATCATTCTAATTGTGAAGAATTCTATTGTGAAAATGAACTTATTTGCCGCTTTTCCAGGCCAATTATGCGTGATGCTTTGGGTGGGTGATTAAGCATGTTTTTGCATATATGGAGTGCTGTGTGTCGTTCATGAGGCTGGTCATTGTTTCTGCTTCAGCAGCTGCAGAAGTAGGCCAGTAGACAGAGCTGTGAGTGTGTCTGGCTCTGCAGAAATGGGGTCTGAGAGGGGCTCTTTAATCAGGCTGATGGGGCTGTGCTGGAGTGCTCCCCAATCACTCACATCCGCATACACGCTCTTTTCCCAGACTTCTTTAGAGCCTCTCTCCTCATTCAGCGCCATCAGAATTAGCATTCATAATCCCTGCAGGCAATCAACTTAAAATGTCACTTGTTTTTGCAGAAGATTGCTCTCTGATGAAAAACATCATCTCTTCAAAGCTCCTTTTGCCACAGCGAGTgacttttttgtcttttgtccTTCAGGTCCACCGCTGACAGTAATGAAAGCTCTGCAGACCCCAGATGCGTGTTCTGATTCCAGCCTTTCTCAGTCCATGCAGAACTACGCTGTTGAAGTGAGTTTTTGAATGACGTTTATTTTGAACTATTACTGTAAAAGGAGGTATGGTGGCTAATTTTGTTTGACTTTCTAGTTACGTATGTCCAGTTGTTCGCGCTGTAACACCTGTGAGAGTTTGGTGTATGATGAAGAGATCATGGCTGGTTGGACAGCTGATGACTCTAACCTCAATAGCACATGCCCCTTTTGCGGCTCTCCATTTCTGCCTCTGCTCAATGTAGACATCAGAAACCTGGGTGACCAGGAAAGGTAATTTGGTCTGCAACTACAGAATAGACATTTCTGTGGAGATATTCACAATTTCTAACTGTTATCTTTTTTATCTTATCAGATCCCCCTCTCAAGATGCACATTCTTGCCAGACAGACACCACAGATGAACAACCACAAGTTTATGATGCCACTGGCAATCTATCCAGCAATGGCAAAAAAGACCCTGTAAGAATACATTTCGCAAACTTCAGTTCATTACATTTCGTTGTTTTGGAATCATATTTTGGATGCATCAGATCTCTAATAGTATCTATACCGATATGTAGTGCAATGTACCATATTTTCAGGGATAGCAATTGCAGTTAATCTGAAACATGCAGTGATTTACATTCCAAAGCGACTTTATAATGCAATTAACCTTGagcatgcaaaatatgcaaagcACACATATTTGATTTAATGCATTACGTGAGCCAAAGTTTATTTATACAGTGCATTTCTCACATGCCAGTAGAGATCTAAAATACGTGTTTATGATGTTTATAGTGTTTATAAACATTGTAAAcggtatttaattattttttatgtaatatgtaaCATAcaccaatgcaaaaaaaatgcgattttcaccaaattttttCCAGAAATGCGGTATTATGTAATAGTTGATATGTCTGTGACTCAAAAGTTTGTTCAGTTGATTATGCTGGTAGTTATTTTAGTGTTTCTTTGCTGCAGGAGCCAGTTACCGTGCCCTATCTGAGTCCTCTGGTACTTTGGAAGGAACTGGAAAGCTTGCTGGAGAACGAGGGGGACCAGGCCATCTCATCTGCAGCCATTGTGGATCACCACCCTATTGTGTTCTGGAATCTGGTGTGGTTTTTCCGTAGGCTGGACCTGGCCAGCAGCTTGCCGGGCCTCTATTTGAGCTCCAAACACGCCTGCAATGATTCTCAGGTGGGTCTCAAGAATTCTCATGTGATGTTCCTCTTCTCCCATTTGtgtttgaatgaataaataatcgtGAATGCATAGAAGCTGTAGGTGATGCCACTGTACTTCTCAATAAGAgcttgcataaatgtaatttacatgttgttgttgttttgcttcTGCAGCCTCTGCAAATTAGTGCATCTGAAGACAGTAAGAATGTTTTGGTCCAGATCCTATGGGACAATCCCAGACTGCATCAGGACCCCATCAAGCCTTGCTACTTGTTCTGGAATTCATATTGTAAGAATATGatacaaatatactgtatatacaaagtCATTTACACAGAGCTTTATGGCTGTAAATGTGCATGAAAGTGGTTCTTTGACAACATATATTTATCCTGTTTGTGCTATGGACATGAGTTATGCGTCAAACCTTGAGGCTTTAGCTGGAGTGTGGCATTATTTTTCTAAAGAGAACAGATTTACAATTTTTGCCTGGTGGATGTGAAAatgtagatataaaatatattttagtcatACATTGGAAAAGGAATCAGAGACATATTTAGGTACCAGAATACCAGAGAGTTGGTTCTTTTCACTAAGTcgtgttattaatattatttgtgtattataatagcagttttatatttgaaattcTAGTATTTTATTACATGCACCtgtcttttttattcatttgtttatatttatctttctatttcagtttttaattgtagtacttcagctttatttatttcaattatttgacAGGGAAACGAATagtttgtcttttcatttaagcttttatctaatatttatattagatatatttacaatatttcttTAAGCTTTATTGAAATTTTTGAAAACGATTTGACTACTAGGTTTCGTTAACCagacagaacaccctagcaactgcat is a window of Carassius carassius chromosome 23, fCarCar2.1, whole genome shotgun sequence DNA encoding:
- the LOC132101528 gene encoding C-myc promoter-binding protein-like isoform X2, translating into MEDKSLRVADYFVVAGLTDSSKPLEEDVHPEDGGLRSSAQLKAPITDVAVVIRSLGEEVPRGYTCIECTPSGLPAELNGGSLMGPQIFLCYRRGRDKPPLTDLGVLFEWKEKLKPDCQIVQTTPSGRPANISSSSSQRIYITYRRASENQSNATLAVTDICVIIPSKGETPPHAFCKVDKNLNSSMWGSSVYLCYKKSLAKTNTLAFKAGLLSRYPEEDYDSFPLPESVPLFCLPMGASIECWPSHTKYSLPVFSTFVLTGASGEKVYGAAIQFYEPYPEDYLTDKQRSQLGLQANGLRPLGSMTVHTNKSICLLSHWPFFDAFHNFLTFLYRYSISGPHTLPIEKHISHFMHKVPFPSPQRPRILVQLSPHDSLMLSQPVSSPLPLSGGRLSTLLLNLGPKNAVTLLVLAVTEHKILVHSLRPAVLTSVTEALVSMIFPFHWPCPYIPLCPLALADVLSAPCPFIVGVDSRYFDLYEPPTDISCVDLDTNTITHKEERRSLTWKILPRKACKHLINTLSSLHQQLDEGYQMSREEVQMEAFMSEREPGSGGKSLETLELEIQEAFLRFMAAILKGYRSYLLPITQAPSEKSTDSSSLFDLQGFLKSRDRSHQKFYSLMTKTQMFSRFIEECSFVSDKDASLAFFDDCVDKVDSDKPEDTRLIELDKSHRSEHTVYITPPELPALPEGEEPAMVYSYSGFPVLNAQLCELQDGPRVPKATSAMRHISPISPAAIFRRSQQEIKSAQRMAKMYSSIPQMWSKCLLRHCHGLWFICLPAYVSACHSKVRALHTAYDVLRNMQDKKLQPPDEVCYRVLMQLCGQYGQPVLAVRVLFEMKKAGVQPNAITYGYYNRAVLESTWPSSTRGGYFLWGKLRNVVRGVVLFKQVWRRQTTHPKDTHLSDASDLDSVSHGSLDSSNDLAERVSIDTDFTKMDSSDDRSSTGGQSDQGYDSLSKEEVRLGGGEEQNSSPDMKEKKDRNSCPLSKTVLSKKEDSSPMVEIHPSATEGETSDVFSEALPKTKRPNSLDIFGEKPIRPSTLDLTPDKTVGELTNESVPTLIEMEAVGGIVSPPKVAVERTLSCTVAMEKEHIGVERSVSCSSALGRVVERTGIESGFDPLSLMAAETQAHSEGDNADTPTARRDLAEEIHHYMNNLSSPLSQRSLSVDLKGRQTPSPHSSPCTSAGISSPITSQLQPQPRTRLFSSPSLPQGRVRRVREQRPTSLASPSSPTPSSSSFSMDSLLTPTLDVFKSSFLSAGKGVAEKASRLYSRLSSQTSIAQDSDWVSVSSLGSGDPDCSSLIESDSCVDPDGLSSPQRDAAQPVTRPKRSPYRSNHCLESPSAPPRLYRQSSLTSPPLTVMKALQTPDACSDSSLSQSMQNYAVELRMSSCSRCNTCESLVYDEEIMAGWTADDSNLNSTCPFCGSPFLPLLNVDIRNLGDQERSPSQDAHSCQTDTTDEQPQVYDATGNLSSNGKKDPEPVTVPYLSPLVLWKELESLLENEGDQAISSAAIVDHHPIVFWNLVWFFRRLDLASSLPGLYLSSKHACNDSQPLQISASEDSKNVLVQILWDNPRLHQDPIKPCYLFWNSYCANPAVFEEEEQAVSPELLQSVVKSIQRNDVYQPMSQILQLLGTKLGFVRQRSLYRDILFLSLVALGKSSINIDAFDREYKMAYDRLTPSQVKMTHNCDRPPSAGVMECRRTFGLPSL
- the LOC132101528 gene encoding C-myc promoter-binding protein-like isoform X1, with the protein product MEDKSLRVADYFVVAGLTDSSKPLEEDVHPEDGGLRSSAQLKAPITDVAVVIRSLGEEVPRGYTCIECTPSGLPAELNGGSLMGPQIFLCYRRGRDKPPLTDLGVLFEWKEKLKPDCQIVQTTPSGRPANISSSSSQRIYITYRRASENQSNATLAVTDICVIIPSKGETPPHAFCKVDKNLNSSMWGSSVYLCYKKSLAKTNTLAFKAGLLSRYPEEDYDSFPLPESVPLFCLPMGASIECWPSHTKYSLPVFSTFVLTGASGEKVYGAAIQFYEPYPEDYLTDKQRSQLGLQANGLRPLGSMTVHTNKSICLLSHWPFFDAFHNFLTFLYRYSISGPHTLPIEKHISHFMHKVPFPSPQRPRILVQLSPHDSLMLSQPVSSPLPLSGGRLSTLLLNLGPKNAVTLLVLAVTEHKILVHSLRPAVLTSVTEALVSMIFPFHWPCPYIPLCPLALADVLSAPCPFIVGVDSRYFDLYEPPTDISCVDLDTNTITHKEERRSLTWKILPRKACKHLINTLSSLHQQLDEGYQMSREEVQMEAFMSEREPGSGGKSLETLELEIQEAFLRFMAAILKGYRSYLLPITQAPSEKSTDSSSLFDLQGFLKSRDRSHQKFYSLMTKTQMFSRFIEECSFVSDKDASLAFFDDCVDKLFGTEKGGKVDSDKPEDTRLIELDKSHRSEHTVYITPPELPALPEGEEPAMVYSYSGFPVLNAQLCELQDGPRVPKATSAMRHISPISPAAIFRRSQQEIKSAQRMAKMYSSIPQMWSKCLLRHCHGLWFICLPAYVSACHSKVRALHTAYDVLRNMQDKKLQPPDEVCYRVLMQLCGQYGQPVLAVRVLFEMKKAGVQPNAITYGYYNRAVLESTWPSSTRGGYFLWGKLRNVVRGVVLFKQVWRRQTTHPKDTHLSDASDLDSVSHGSLDSSNDLAERVSIDTDFTKMDSSDDRSSTGGQSDQGYDSLSKEEVRLGGGEEQNSSPDMKEKKDRNSCPLSKTVLSKKEDSSPMVEIHPSATEGETSDVFSEALPKTKRPNSLDIFGEKPIRPSTLDLTPDKTVGELTNESVPTLIEMEAVGGIVSPPKVAVERTLSCTVAMEKEHIGVERSVSCSSALGRVVERTGIESGFDPLSLMAAETQAHSEGDNADTPTARRDLAEEIHHYMNNLSSPLSQRSLSVDLKGRQTPSPHSSPCTSAGISSPITSQLQPQPRTRLFSSPSLPQGRVRRVREQRPTSLASPSSPTPSSSSFSMDSLLTPTLDVFKSSFLSAGKGVAEKASRLYSRLSSQTSIAQDSDWVSVSSLGSGDPDCSSLIESDSCVDPDGLSSPQRDAAQPVTRPKRSPYRSNHCLESPSAPPRLYRQSSLTSPPLTVMKALQTPDACSDSSLSQSMQNYAVELRMSSCSRCNTCESLVYDEEIMAGWTADDSNLNSTCPFCGSPFLPLLNVDIRNLGDQERSPSQDAHSCQTDTTDEQPQVYDATGNLSSNGKKDPEPVTVPYLSPLVLWKELESLLENEGDQAISSAAIVDHHPIVFWNLVWFFRRLDLASSLPGLYLSSKHACNDSQPLQISASEDSKNVLVQILWDNPRLHQDPIKPCYLFWNSYCANPAVFEEEEQAVSPELLQSVVKSIQRNDVYQPMSQILQLLGTKLGFVRQRSLYRDILFLSLVALGKSSINIDAFDREYKMAYDRLTPSQVKMTHNCDRPPSAGVMECRRTFGLPSL